A window of the Buteo buteo chromosome 8, bButBut1.hap1.1, whole genome shotgun sequence genome harbors these coding sequences:
- the FAM131B gene encoding protein FAM131B isoform X5, whose protein sequence is MKDHVTKPTAMGQGRVAHMIEWQGWGKGNSQQQQHTHETARKDADAYSDLSDGEKEARFLAGVMEQFAISEATLMAWSSMDGEDVSVNSNQENPAGNYSENYQELMESQEHMAQTQYDSWPHSYVSQGMYCLGSSDAWETSDQSLIASPATGSYLGQNFDESQTNLQESILIQSSLLQQQQLQQQRQEQNFIQSTGLVHVWPLQTAQGGSGAESSTYMEDHIEDEGNPRLEKAPLLNKKPSPEEDDAVCRDLESLSPREEMEHAALSRKVSDVTSSGVQSFDEEEGETNN, encoded by the exons ATGAAGGACCACGTCACAAAGCCAACGGCCATGGGCCAAGGCCGTGTGGCTCACATGATTGAATGGCAAGGCTGGGGCAAAGGaaacagccagcagcagcagcacacgcATGAGACGGCACGCAAAGACGCCGATGCCTACTCAGACCTGAGCGATGGTGAAAAGGAGGCCCGGTTCCTTGCAG GAGTGATGGAGCAATTCGCTATTTCTGAGGCAACTCTCATGGCCTGGTCCTCCATGGATGGTGAGGATGTGAGTGTAAACTCAAATCAGGAGAACCCAGCAGGCAACTACTCCGAGAACTATCAGGAGCTAATGGAGAGCCAAG AGCATATGGCCCAGACGCAGTATGATAGCTGGCCTCATTCCTACGTCTCGCAGGGCATGTATTGCTTAGGTTCATCCGATGCCTGGGAGACCAGCGACCAGTCCCTCATCGCTTCCCCAGCAACCGGCTCCTACCTAGGCCAGAATTTTGATGAGTCCCAGACAAACcttcaggaaagcattttgATTCAGAGCagccttctgcagcagcaacagctgcAGCAACAGCGGCAGGAGCAGAACTTCATCCAGAGCACGGGGCTGGTCCACGTGTGGCCCCTGCAGACTGCTCAGGGTGGGAGTGGGGCTGAGTCCAGCACGTACATGGAGGACCACATTGAGGATGAAGGGAACCCGCGGCTGGAGAAGGCTCCTCTCCTAAACAAGAAGCCCTCTCCAGAGGAGGATGATGCAGTGTGCCGGGACCTGGAATCACTGTCTCCTCGAGAGGAGATGGAACACGCTGCACTGAGCCGCAAAGTCTCAGACGTCACCTCCTCTGGGGTGCAGTCCTTTgatgaggaagaaggagaaacaaacaaCTGA